In the genome of Candidatus Polarisedimenticolaceae bacterium, the window CCGCGGCGAGCTCGAGGAGCCGGGAGGCGGAGTAGCCGTTGATCACGGTGTAGTCGAAGAGGTTCGCCGCCTTCTCGACGACCGCCAGCGCGGCGAGGACGAAGGCCAGCAGGAAGAGGCTCCGGTTGACGAGGCTGGACAGATTGGACATCGCGACCTCCGTTCAGCCGCGCACGATGCGACGGGCGTTGATCAACTCCCCCGTGGTCGCGCGGTACACCGCGACGCGGACGACCCCGTCGTGGTCCTCGAACCAGAGCTGCACGAGGTCGGGGTACTGACCGGCGCTCGAGACCCCCGCCAGACGCCCCCAGGAGGCGGGAACGACGTCGCCCGACGGGAGGGTCTCCGCGGCGGCCGCGCGGGTCCTCACGTCGGGGGCGCCGAGACGGCGACATCCCGGCAAGGCGACGATCAACGCCAGGCACACGAACGCTCCAACGACGGTTCTTCGCATGGTTCCTCCTCCGGATGGGCCGAATCCCGGGGCCTGAAGGGATGGACGTGCGCGCACGGTCCCCTCCGCGGGTTGGGTTGCCGCGAACGATGGGACCCTAACCCTGTCGGACCGTGGCGGTCAATCGGGATCAGGTCCGCAGGGTGAAGGGGTTGAAGTCGGTGTCGCGGTCGTAGTAGTCCTCGCTTTCGGCGCGCTTCAGCCACCCGACGATCTTGTAGGTGACCGGCGTCGCGAGGGCCTCCCAGGCGCACTTGATCAGGTAGTTCGTCGCCATCACCTGGAGGACGAGCTCCGGGGGCCAGGTTCCCAGGAAGGCGACCGAATAGAAGATGAGCGAGTCGGCGGCCTGGCCGACGAGGGTCGAGCCGATCGTGCGCTGGTAGAGCCGCCGCCCCTGCGAGAGGATCTTGAGCTTCGCGAGGACGTAGGAATTGCAGAACTCGCCGGCCCAGAAGCCGAGCAGCGATGCCAGCACGATCCGCCACGTCGAGCCGAGCGCGGTTTCATAGGCCGCCTGGTGCGGCCAGTCGGCGGCCGGC includes:
- a CDS encoding queuosine precursor transporter; translation: MTERRYRYYDFVMAAFVTVLLCANLIGPAKIAQIGDVKFGAGVLFFPVSYIFGDVLTEVYGYARTRRAVWAGFAALAFASFMSFVVLAFPPAADWPHQAAYETALGSTWRIVLASLLGFWAGEFCNSYVLAKLKILSQGRRLYQRTIGSTLVGQAADSLIFYSVAFLGTWPPELVLQVMATNYLIKCAWEALATPVTYKIVGWLKRAESEDYYDRDTDFNPFTLRT